One window of the Hemitrygon akajei chromosome 5, sHemAka1.3, whole genome shotgun sequence genome contains the following:
- the LOC140727640 gene encoding NXPE family member 3-like isoform X2 — protein sequence MHGSSRLADMEEEPKFKNGYIQRSLFVFLMLLTLTLVFLTLQNTKFEQFSTSRGKPKNPAPKSNSTTQQEGKTEEIDWVHRLVKIGYQYHSFTPEERLEGSALMKLIEWPKPPNAEVPFQKSSDPSHTCFVILNSEKTFYVGDQLQVMVRMYDFEGNPKQYGGDYLQARIHTPELKAGSAGMVIDHQNGFYYINFNLSWAGKVQVSVSLVHPSEGIQILKRLREERPDRVYLKCTFKAGDVSETTVCSLFLPETKPLCNFTDLRAGEPWFCYKPKKLSCSSHINYATGGYAKNVIIGEERRFFQSGVNIKRPILPCGIGHVIVKPSPRQTTDLRECVRGKPVVSPSGFYFKNWWISTTCNIRHFTTPAKITKCLRGKKVHLFGDSTIRQWFEYLTAFLPDLSSRSDY from the exons ATGCACGGGAGTTCTAGACTTGCCGATATGGAGGAAGAACCTAAATTTAAAAACGGTTATATCCAGCGTTCGCTGTTCGTGTTTTTGATGCTGTTAACTCTGACACTGGTCTTTCTAACCCTGCAGAATACAAAG TTTGAGCAATTTTCAACTTCCAGAGGAAAGCCCAAAAATCCAGCTCCGAAAAGTAATTCCACAACACAGCAGGAAGGGAAAACGGAGGAGATCGATTGGGTACACAGGCTGGTGAAGATTGGCTATCAGTATCACAGCTTCACTCCTGAAGAAAGATTGGAGGGTTCAGCCTTGATGAAACTGATTGAATGGCCAAAGCCTCCCAATGCTGAAGTTCCCTTTCAGAAAAGCAGTGACCCATCACATACTTGCTTTGTTATTTTAAATTCTGAAAAGACTTTCTATGTGGGAGATCAGTTACAGGTGATGGTGCGTATGTACGATTTTgaaggaaatccaaagcaatacggGGGTGACTATCTCCAAGCCCGGATCCACACTCCAGAGTTGAAAGCTGGTTCAGCAGGAATGGTTATAGATCATCAGAATGGATTTTACTATATAAATTTTAATTTATCCTGGGCGGGAAAAGTCCAAGTGTCTGTTTCGTTGGTTCATCCCAGTGAAGGGATCCAAATATTAAAAAGGCTACGTGAAGAACGACCAGATAGAGTGTATTTGAAATGTACTTTCAAAGCTGGGGATGTTTCTGAGACTACAGTATGCAGTCTGTTTTTGCCTGAAACTAAACCACTCTGCAATTTTACTGATCTCAGGGCAGGGGAGCCCTGGTTCTGTTACAAACCAAAGAAGCTTTCCTGTTCTTCTCACATAAATTATGCTACAGGAGGATATGCAAAGAATGTTATAATTGGAGAAGAAAGACGGTTTTTTCAAAG TGGTGTCAACATCAAGAGACCCATATTACCCTGTGGCATTGGTCATGTAATCGTAAAGCCGTCCCCACGACAAA CCACAGATCTCAGGGAATGTGTTCGGGGCAAGCCAGTGGTATCACCGTCTGGCTTTTATTTTAAGAACTGGTGGATATCGACAACCTGTAATATTCGTCACTTTACCACTCCTGCAAAAATTACAAAGTGCCTTCGTGGGAAAAAAGTTCATCTGTTTGGAGATTCTACAATACGCCAGTGGTTTGAATACCTGACAGCTTTCCTTCCAG